A single genomic interval of Vibrio maritimus harbors:
- a CDS encoding PTS transporter subunit EIIC: MKISNLDSIQKFAKAMLFAVTFVLPFAAIMISLGSIMMSPVLLGGIPFVGDGFAFFGKYLNVGGWVILSNLPIFFALCVASSLTGNKQAGPVIIAGLFFLMLHKLCGELSVWYFGTFKGIDTINNAMDLVSVTANPDYADIFQVVLGMPTFRVGIVGAIVVGILSAQIWEKYKTFDKLPMALDFFNGQRFCVIVTFFYAFAFALVLLVVWPLVGVGLDNFSVWAANNGDYVAPFFKTLLEVILRPIGMHHVTNSVWEYTPVGGEFYSELKDMSVIGLHQMCPARMDEIIQYVNIGDMANANALMEQPQMCKVMFAADFHGIFTLPGAALGMYLAIPKERRTAKVKSIYLSTTLAVVFTGFSEPLEFMFVFASPILYGVNVVYQSIIAMIPDLYSDIFNDPSIMTWYLRGIPNVITTGVLSVGYIMGRWWEMIVWLVTGIAWFGIYAGTFNYIIRKKDIIILGREKEGAEEDESESFIGKMAGQSNTRVEGIIAALGGAENIATVDNCMTRLRLSVHNKELVDMSKKTWQKLGALDVVDAGGNNIQAIYGASVSNVKIQLEDYLEELTRQSNQANPLAI; encoded by the coding sequence ATGAAAATTAGCAACCTTGACTCCATACAAAAGTTCGCGAAGGCCATGCTCTTCGCCGTAACCTTTGTATTGCCGTTCGCTGCCATCATGATTTCACTCGGGTCGATTATGATGAGCCCGGTGTTACTTGGTGGTATCCCTTTTGTTGGTGATGGTTTTGCCTTCTTTGGTAAATACCTCAATGTTGGCGGCTGGGTGATTTTGTCCAACCTTCCAATATTCTTTGCTCTGTGTGTTGCCTCTTCCCTGACAGGTAACAAGCAAGCGGGGCCCGTGATTATCGCCGGTTTGTTCTTCTTGATGCTGCATAAGCTCTGTGGAGAATTGAGCGTTTGGTATTTCGGCACCTTTAAAGGCATCGATACCATCAACAACGCGATGGATCTCGTCAGCGTGACTGCCAACCCAGACTATGCGGATATCTTCCAAGTGGTGCTTGGCATGCCGACCTTCCGTGTTGGTATCGTGGGCGCAATTGTCGTCGGTATCCTCTCTGCTCAAATTTGGGAGAAATACAAAACCTTCGATAAACTGCCGATGGCACTCGACTTCTTTAACGGTCAACGCTTCTGCGTCATCGTGACCTTCTTCTATGCCTTCGCGTTTGCCCTAGTTCTACTCGTGGTATGGCCGCTTGTTGGTGTGGGTCTCGACAACTTCAGTGTCTGGGCGGCGAACAATGGTGATTATGTCGCACCATTCTTCAAAACACTGCTTGAGGTAATTCTTCGTCCAATTGGTATGCACCATGTGACCAACTCAGTGTGGGAATACACGCCAGTGGGTGGCGAGTTCTACTCAGAGCTCAAAGACATGTCGGTAATCGGTCTGCACCAAATGTGTCCGGCTCGTATGGATGAAATCATTCAGTACGTGAACATTGGTGACATGGCAAACGCGAACGCACTAATGGAACAGCCTCAAATGTGTAAGGTTATGTTCGCCGCTGACTTCCACGGTATCTTCACGCTACCGGGTGCCGCTCTAGGTATGTACCTAGCGATTCCAAAAGAGCGTCGCACAGCAAAAGTTAAGTCAATCTACCTAAGTACGACTCTGGCGGTAGTGTTTACAGGCTTTTCTGAGCCACTTGAGTTCATGTTCGTGTTCGCATCACCAATTCTATACGGTGTGAACGTTGTTTATCAGTCAATCATTGCCATGATTCCTGACCTGTATTCAGACATCTTTAACGACCCATCGATCATGACTTGGTACCTACGCGGAATTCCAAACGTGATTACCACGGGTGTGCTATCGGTCGGTTACATCATGGGGCGCTGGTGGGAGATGATAGTGTGGCTTGTAACAGGTATCGCTTGGTTCGGCATCTACGCAGGTACATTCAACTACATCATCCGCAAGAAGGACATCATCATCCTAGGCCGCGAGAAAGAAGGTGCAGAGGAAGATGAAAGTGAATCCTTCATTGGCAAAATGGCAGGTCAAAGCAACACCCGTGTAGAAGGCATCATTGCAGCCTTGGGCGGAGCTGAGAACATCGCGACAGTCGATAACTGTATGACTCGTCTACGTCTTTCGGTTCACAACAAAGAGCTGGTCGATATGTCGAAGAAAACATGGCAAAAACTGGGTGCACTGGATGTGGTCGATGCAGGTGGCAACAACATTCAAGCCATCTACGGAGCCTCGGTGAGTAACGTCAAGATTCAACTAGAAGACTATCTAGAGGAGCTAACAAGGCAGTCAAATCAAGCCAATCCGTTAGCTATCTAA